In Thermospira aquatica, the following proteins share a genomic window:
- the fabZ gene encoding 3-hydroxyacyl-ACP dehydratase FabZ yields the protein MSKNYYDIHDIMKLLPHRYPFLLVDRVMEVTEKGGWGYKNVTMNDEFFLGHFPGQPIMPGVLIIEGMAQCAGFIGLTLLKQEADKKGEVYKDKLILFMGVNNAKFRKPVLPGDRLEYHVEIIKFGGRIGKFQGYAKVDGELVAEAEMMAMITDREQQ from the coding sequence ATGTCCAAAAATTACTATGACATTCATGACATTATGAAACTTTTGCCCCATCGCTATCCTTTTCTTCTTGTTGATAGGGTGATGGAGGTTACCGAGAAAGGTGGCTGGGGATACAAGAATGTGACGATGAATGATGAGTTTTTCCTCGGGCATTTCCCCGGTCAACCCATCATGCCAGGTGTTCTCATCATTGAGGGTATGGCACAGTGTGCAGGTTTTATTGGACTCACGCTTCTCAAGCAAGAAGCCGATAAAAAGGGAGAAGTTTATAAGGACAAGCTGATTCTTTTTATGGGTGTGAATAATGCTAAGTTTCGTAAACCTGTCCTTCCTGGCGATCGTCTGGAGTATCATGTTGAGATCATCAAGTTTGGTGGACGTATCGGTAAATTTCAGGGCTATGCCAAGGTAGATGGTGAGTTGGTGGCTGAAGCAGAAATGATGGCCATGATTACCGATCGGGAACAGCAATAA
- a CDS encoding MBL fold metallo-hydrolase, whose translation MITENPMELIVLVENTTFISSLCARHGLALLLHHKGGWVLFDTGSDQTIVENMQSLSLPLHEVSHVVISHGHYDHAGGLESVFSHASLQGIYAHPDALIPKYRQDGSFIGMRLSPGMQKLFTPITTVTEILPSVWVIPDIRVVHADDLHTDGLFVQKDTTREIDNFEDEVCVVLEHADSLTVYTGCAHRGITNTIETVLARFSKPIDLVIGGFHLRHTAFEIRQEIIKRLSSYPVAKFMVCHCTGLDAYSEMKALMGDRVSYASTGTRIHLAF comes from the coding sequence ATGATTACAGAAAATCCGATGGAATTGATAGTTTTGGTAGAAAATACCACCTTTATCTCCTCTCTCTGTGCCCGCCATGGGCTTGCTCTTCTCCTTCATCACAAAGGGGGATGGGTACTTTTTGATACGGGGTCAGATCAAACCATCGTAGAGAATATGCAGTCTTTATCTCTTCCTCTTCACGAAGTGAGTCATGTGGTGATCAGTCACGGACACTACGATCATGCTGGGGGACTGGAGAGTGTCTTTTCGCATGCCTCGCTTCAGGGTATTTATGCCCATCCAGACGCTCTTATCCCCAAATATCGCCAGGACGGGAGTTTTATCGGGATGCGTCTTTCGCCGGGAATGCAGAAACTCTTCACACCGATTACGACGGTGACAGAAATCCTTCCCTCCGTGTGGGTTATTCCTGATATCCGTGTTGTTCATGCTGATGATTTACATACGGATGGCCTCTTTGTTCAGAAAGATACAACAAGGGAAATCGATAATTTTGAGGACGAGGTTTGTGTTGTTTTAGAACACGCTGACTCTCTTACTGTCTACACCGGTTGTGCCCATCGTGGTATTACCAATACGATTGAAACCGTTCTTGCGCGTTTCTCGAAACCTATAGACCTTGTTATTGGAGGATTTCATCTGAGGCATACCGCTTTTGAGATTCGTCAGGAAATCATCAAAAGGCTTTCCTCGTATCCTGTGGCGAAATTCATGGTTTGTCACTGTACGGGACTGGATGCCTACAGTGAGATGAAAGCCCTCATGGGTGATCGGGTTTCGTACGCCTCAACAGGGACACGTATTCATCTTGCTTTCTAA
- a CDS encoding carboxypeptidase M32, with the protein MISWQTIQTKLKEIAHLEKILALLSWDQETYMPPAATKSRSEQISFLVGEWHKRICDPWWDEVFTQRETIPDLSSDHKRILEIFKKDREKEVKIPLELATALATAVSEAFQAWQEARSQSDFSLFQPALQKIFDLSLEKAAALGYERENAYDAFLDLHEEGLTQKDFDPLAIEALKVIQKVLHTIQEKSTPPRKDFLSRNYPIEKQQLLCTWILPRIGFDTQRGRLDVSPHPFSTTIALDDVRLTTRYSENDPLGSLYSVLHEAGHGLYEQGFLPQWEDTPLAQAISLGIHESQSRFWENQIGRSMEFLTWLWPEMKRTYNGFLDDVTVEEVFRAVNEVKPSFIRTEADEVTYGLHIIIRYEIEKKLFAGEITLSEAPEVWNSLYTSYLGITPQNAREGILQDVHWSHGSFGYFPTYLLGNLYASQWYAVMGKTLDIPSLVRKGEFQPILEWMRTNIHQHGRRYDAQTLCERISGEPLNVVYFASYLKQRYESVYGISLPL; encoded by the coding sequence ATGATAAGCTGGCAGACTATTCAGACAAAACTCAAGGAAATCGCCCATCTGGAAAAGATTTTAGCCCTGCTCTCATGGGATCAGGAAACCTACATGCCTCCTGCGGCAACCAAATCCCGCAGTGAACAGATCAGCTTTTTGGTAGGCGAATGGCACAAGAGAATATGCGATCCCTGGTGGGATGAGGTGTTTACTCAGAGAGAGACCATTCCCGATCTCTCAAGTGATCACAAGAGGATCCTTGAAATCTTCAAAAAAGACAGAGAAAAAGAAGTGAAAATCCCCCTCGAGCTTGCAACTGCCCTGGCAACGGCTGTCTCTGAAGCATTCCAGGCCTGGCAGGAAGCACGTTCTCAATCAGATTTCTCTCTTTTTCAACCCGCACTTCAAAAAATCTTTGACCTGTCACTGGAGAAGGCCGCTGCTCTCGGGTATGAAAGAGAGAACGCCTACGATGCCTTTCTGGATCTTCATGAGGAAGGCCTCACGCAAAAAGATTTTGATCCTCTCGCTATAGAGGCACTCAAGGTTATTCAAAAAGTACTTCACACCATTCAAGAAAAAAGCACCCCTCCTCGCAAAGATTTTCTTTCCAGAAATTACCCTATAGAGAAGCAACAATTGCTCTGCACCTGGATTCTCCCAAGAATAGGTTTTGATACCCAAAGAGGCCGTTTAGATGTTTCTCCCCACCCCTTCTCCACTACAATAGCCCTGGATGATGTCCGTCTCACAACCCGTTATAGCGAAAATGATCCCCTGGGTTCTCTTTATAGTGTCCTTCATGAGGCCGGTCATGGTCTCTACGAACAGGGTTTTCTCCCACAGTGGGAAGATACCCCCCTTGCCCAGGCTATAAGCCTCGGCATTCATGAATCCCAATCCCGTTTCTGGGAAAACCAGATCGGAAGAAGCATGGAATTTCTCACCTGGCTCTGGCCAGAAATGAAAAGAACGTATAATGGCTTTCTTGACGATGTCACTGTCGAAGAGGTTTTTCGAGCGGTAAACGAGGTAAAGCCGTCTTTTATCCGTACAGAAGCGGATGAGGTTACCTATGGGCTTCATATTATCATCCGCTATGAAATAGAAAAAAAGCTTTTCGCCGGCGAGATTACCCTCTCTGAGGCTCCCGAGGTATGGAATAGTCTCTACACCTCCTACCTGGGTATCACACCCCAGAACGCTCGTGAAGGTATCCTCCAGGACGTCCATTGGTCTCACGGTTCCTTTGGATATTTCCCTACGTACCTTTTGGGAAATCTGTACGCCTCTCAGTGGTACGCGGTGATGGGAAAAACCCTCGACATTCCCTCGCTGGTGAGAAAGGGGGAATTCCAGCCCATCCTTGAGTGGATGAGAACAAATATTCACCAGCATGGCCGCCGATACGACGCACAAACCCTGTGTGAGCGTATTAGCGGTGAACCGCTCAATGTGGTATACTTCGCCTCTTATCTCAAGCAACGTTATGAAAGCGTCTACGGGATCTCTCTCCCTCTCTAA
- a CDS encoding rod-binding protein, with amino-acid sequence MMMQGSERVFQVSTERELSDLHVLKSRAQKADEKRMREVAAEFESLFVQELFKSMRRTIPKSDYLNGGLRQDIFEDMLYQEYARKISHSGGLGLGDMVYRYLLSTQKEKPLE; translated from the coding sequence ATGATGATGCAGGGAAGTGAAAGAGTTTTTCAGGTGAGTACTGAACGAGAACTCTCTGATCTTCATGTCCTGAAATCGCGTGCCCAAAAAGCAGATGAGAAGCGTATGCGTGAGGTGGCGGCGGAGTTTGAGTCTCTTTTTGTCCAGGAGCTTTTCAAGTCGATGCGGCGCACCATTCCAAAGAGTGACTACCTCAATGGCGGTTTAAGACAGGATATCTTTGAGGACATGCTTTACCAGGAGTATGCCCGAAAGATCTCGCATAGTGGTGGTCTTGGTCTGGGGGACATGGTGTATAGGTATCTTCTCTCCACACAGAAAGAAAAACCCCTCGAGTAA
- the thyX gene encoding FAD-dependent thymidylate synthase gives MRITLLQYTPDPEKLIEYSARVCYLSHEKITPTSHEKFLPGLLKNGHLSVFEHASASFFIEGISRACSHQLVRHRLASFSQQSQRYVEESGFAYVTPPEIASSPESKKIYEETMSSIRQAYQKLVALGIKREDARFLLPNATETTLSMSANFREWLHVIDMRVSPHAQWEIRELLTLIWKELYAIAPVVFGLTYFENWSKDYEYKREVFSRHIQA, from the coding sequence ATGAGGATTACGCTTTTGCAGTATACACCGGATCCGGAAAAACTGATCGAGTACAGTGCTCGTGTTTGCTATCTTTCCCACGAAAAGATCACCCCGACGTCTCATGAGAAATTTCTCCCGGGTTTACTGAAAAATGGGCACCTTTCGGTTTTTGAGCATGCTTCGGCGAGTTTTTTTATTGAAGGTATTAGTCGGGCGTGCAGTCATCAACTGGTACGACATCGGCTTGCCAGCTTTTCCCAGCAGTCCCAACGGTATGTAGAGGAATCGGGCTTTGCCTATGTTACTCCTCCGGAGATAGCCTCTTCCCCCGAATCGAAAAAAATCTACGAAGAAACTATGTCCAGTATTCGGCAGGCCTATCAAAAACTTGTTGCTCTTGGTATCAAGCGAGAAGACGCACGTTTTCTTCTCCCCAATGCTACAGAAACCACGTTGAGTATGTCGGCAAATTTTCGTGAGTGGCTTCATGTGATCGATATGCGTGTAAGTCCTCATGCCCAGTGGGAAATCCGGGAGCTTCTCACGCTGATATGGAAAGAGCTCTACGCTATTGCTCCTGTTGTTTTTGGACTTACCTATTTTGAAAACTGGAGTAAAGATTATGAGTATAAACGGGAGGTTTTCTCCCGACATATTCAGGCATGA
- a CDS encoding pyridoxal phosphate-dependent aminotransferase encodes MRLSKRLFWEARDNSWAEASLGTNVLYDLTISNPTKAFDLSAYTSFVLEALCQAEALSYEPSPLGHPRTREFLANHLPFSSKPSAHQILLTTSTSEAYSFLFKLLCDPGDEVLVPVPSYPLFEYLARLDNVHIVPYRLEYLHGKGYEVDFGLLERRITSRTKALVAVHPNNPTGTGFFYRDIERIVELAQRCDFALIVDEVFSDFWIEKPDDVPFSWWEIPSTVPLFVLGGLSKSLLMPQMKLAWTVFRAPDEESERLLRAMELLGDTYLSPSTPIQLALPQWWKIRGELQHLVSQRIQENLSFLRAFLPDYTRLLTYHGGWSAVIEFPAVVSEERLIHEALFAGVRIFPGYFFDFEREGYLVTSLLTPSENLMKGMESILSLLKHHLS; translated from the coding sequence ATGAGGCTTTCGAAGAGGCTTTTCTGGGAAGCTCGCGACAATAGCTGGGCAGAGGCAAGTCTTGGAACAAACGTTCTCTATGATCTCACTATTTCAAACCCGACAAAGGCCTTTGATCTCTCAGCCTACACTTCTTTTGTGCTTGAGGCTCTTTGTCAGGCTGAAGCCCTCTCTTATGAGCCCTCTCCCCTCGGTCATCCTCGGACGCGGGAGTTTCTTGCCAATCATCTTCCCTTTTCTTCGAAACCGTCGGCTCATCAGATCCTTTTGACTACGAGCACCAGTGAGGCGTATAGTTTTCTTTTTAAGCTTCTCTGTGATCCCGGGGATGAGGTACTTGTGCCTGTCCCAAGTTATCCCCTCTTTGAGTATCTGGCAAGACTTGACAATGTTCATATTGTACCCTATCGACTGGAATATCTCCATGGCAAGGGATACGAGGTAGACTTTGGTTTGCTTGAAAGGCGTATCACCTCTCGAACAAAAGCTCTTGTTGCCGTTCATCCAAATAATCCAACAGGGACAGGTTTCTTTTACAGGGATATCGAACGTATCGTAGAGCTTGCTCAGCGTTGTGATTTTGCGCTCATTGTGGATGAGGTTTTTTCAGATTTTTGGATAGAGAAACCGGATGACGTTCCCTTTTCATGGTGGGAAATACCTTCGACGGTTCCCCTTTTTGTTCTTGGAGGGCTTTCGAAATCTCTTCTTATGCCACAGATGAAGCTTGCCTGGACAGTTTTTCGTGCGCCGGATGAAGAGAGCGAGAGGCTTCTTCGGGCAATGGAACTCCTTGGTGATACCTACCTCTCACCCTCTACGCCCATCCAGCTTGCTCTTCCTCAGTGGTGGAAAATTCGTGGCGAACTTCAACATCTTGTGAGCCAGAGGATTCAGGAGAATCTCTCTTTTCTGAGAGCTTTTTTGCCCGACTATACCCGTCTTCTCACGTATCATGGGGGATGGTCTGCGGTTATTGAGTTCCCTGCAGTGGTGAGCGAAGAGAGGCTTATCCATGAGGCACTTTTTGCCGGGGTGAGGATATTCCCGGGGTATTTTTTTGATTTTGAACGAGAAGGATACTTGGTGACAAGTCTCCTCACCCCTTCTGAGAACCTCATGAAAGGAATGGAAAGCATTCTCTCTCTTC